tgcccgactccggcgatggaggggcgatgacggcggcgcgccttcagctcgcttcagtgctggtagttgtcgctaggtggtctacggatctagatataatttctattatttctggtattcattgtactgccatgattgaagatgaatagatcaaaaattttctcgcaaaaaaaaataaaaataaagccaCTCGAAAAAAAATCACTGATCAATAAAAGTGTTGACAAATCTATAAAAAAAAACAGATATTCTCCCCTATGCCTTCCCAGTCCCAGTTCTGACCCGCCAATTGCTCAAGGCACATGGCGCGCTGCTCCGTCGCGAAGCCGCTTACAACCGCCGCCGCGGCTCcgcgcctccctcgccgccgcgctctgctcgttagcgccgccgccgcctccctggccACGGCAACAACAAGAACGCAGCGGCTGTCCGCCCTATCGAAGCCGCCTAAACCACCGCCTCTCCTCCCGCGCCCAAGGCTCCCCACCTCCAACCACGCCCCCACCAACGACAAGCAAGACGACCGCCGTGAAGCATCGACGGGCGCGGCGTCCTCTGGCTCTGGGTCGCCCTCGGGCGCCGGAGACGTGCTCCGCCTGATGGACGCCCTCGGCGTCGCGCCCGACGAGGACGTCTACGTCTCCCTCCTCAGGGACTCCGTCGACGCCGCCGAGGTCGCCGCCGTGCACGCCCACGTCGACGCCGCACGCGCCGCGCCTGGCCTCCCCCTGCCGCTGGCCAACCGGCTGCTGCTCGCCTACGCGGCCTGCGGCGACATGGCggccgcccgcaaggtgttcgacgaaATTCCCGTCAAGGACGGCATCACGTGGGCGACCATGGTGTCGGCCTACTCCGATGGGTGTTTCCATGAAGAAGCGCTAAGGCTCTTCACCCGCATGTGCCAAGAAGAACATGGGCTTGCTGGTGATCTGCTCGGCCATGCCATTGTGGCAGTGCTGCGGTCATGTGCTCGGCTGGGCAGATTAAGGGGCTTTGGTGAGCAGGTACATGCGCTCGTCGTCAAGACAAAGAGAGTCTGCGGTGATACCGGTAGTTCGCTGCTGCAGCTGTACATCGCAAGTAATCAGCATGACAGTGCGCGGCAAGTGCTTCAGGCGATGAGGTGTTGTTCCCATGAGCCAGTGCCCGAGGCAGCCTGGACTAGCTTCATGACAGCTTGCCACCGGGACGGACTGCTAGATGAGGCCATCTACGTCTTTAGGGACATGGTGTCCTCCGGAGTCGCCAGGAGCAGCTTCTCCCTGTCGACTATCCTTGCGGTATGTGCAGAATCAGATAACTGCAGGTGTTATGGACAGCAAGTGCATGGCGACGCCATCAAGCACGGCGTGGAAACAGACCAGTTCGTTGTGTCTGGGTTGGTCCACATGTATGCGAAGCAAGGACGGCTTGCAGACGCCGCGAGGGCATTTGAGGCAGTGGGTGGCAAGCCTGACGCGGTGTGCTGGAACGCCATGGCCATGGGGTATGCACGCGGTGGGTGGTACAGAGAGGCCACCAGAATGATGTACCAGATGAAAGCTGCTGGACTGGATCTTCCAGGACTAAATGTGGTTGGAATGGCCTGCTCCAGGTGAGCTGCTGAATGGCATCGTTGACTGCTGCACTGCACATCTATGGTATGATCTGTGCTGAAGAAAGCGGAATACATTTTTATAGAGTAAAAAAGGAGTACCTTAGGGAGGAGAGGACATCTCAAGCTGCTCGAGTAGATCCTCCTGGACTAAATGTTGTTAGAACGGCGTGCTCCGGGTGACCTACCGAATGAGATGCTCGACCTTACTATTTTTCTTTTTAATGAGATCTTTATAGACTAGTATGACATGATCTCCAGAACAGCCAATAAGGATTTACTTAGCTCGCTGCATTATTTGTGTGTATGTATATAGTGTGACGTATATTGCTGGAAATTAGATTATGACACGTCATTATCCACAATCATTGAAACTAGTGGTTTGACATGCGCGTTTGCTTAGGTTTAATAATGGTCATTTCATTCAGATTGAATAAATATATACTTTAATGTCATCTCTATCTTTCTTTGACTGCCTTTCTTATGTCGCTTGACCATTGATCTAAGCCAAACATTTATTGGTACACATATAATCTGAAGTTATCAAAACATACTATTCACACAGTTACCATCGGTTGGTTTTTTGTCTGTTTGTTGCACCTATATTTCTTTAGTGTATGTAAAGTAATTACTTGGCATGATTTGTTTCTTTTAACTTTTTTGTTAAACCCTACATCTTAGTCACATTTTTTGCAGAATTTTTGTGTGAGTCATCTCTAAAACCACTCTTTCTTTTGCCAATCACCACTCTGTCACTCTCAGCATAGCTTGTGCCCATGTGTTTGTGTATGTCTTGTGCAGTTTATGCCATGCGTTATCTTGCTGTAGAAGGCAGAACTAAGATTTAGGTTCATTTCTGTTATAATATTAGGGCCTCTCACCCTCTCCTATAGTTATCATTAAAATTATAATTATCAGTatatattcacgggaaatttctagCGTATTCCCTTGACTCTCTGTAAGCTCAATCTGTTGAATTTGTCAAGCCCAAGCTGCTGAATTTGTGTAAGCCCAAGATTGATG
Above is a window of Triticum dicoccoides isolate Atlit2015 ecotype Zavitan chromosome 5B, WEW_v2.0, whole genome shotgun sequence DNA encoding:
- the LOC119312663 gene encoding pentatricopeptide repeat-containing protein At1g31790-like isoform X1, whose translation is MARCSVAKPLTTAAAAPRLPRRRALLVSAAAASLATATTRTQRLSALSKPPKPPPLLPRPRLPTSNHAPTNDKQDDRREASTGAASSGSGSPSGAGDVLRLMDALGVAPDEDVYVSLLRDSVDAAEVAAVHAHVDAARAAPGLPLPLANRLLLAYAACGDMAAARKVFDEIPVKDGITWATMVSAYSDGCFHEEALRLFTRMCQEEHGLAGDLLGHAIVAVLRSCARLGRLRGFGEQVHALVVKTKRVCGDTGSSLLQLYIASNQHDSARQVLQAMRCCSHEPVPEAAWTSFMTACHRDGLLDEAIYVFRDMVSSGVARSSFSLSTILAVCAESDNCRCYGQQVHGDAIKHGVETDQFVVSGLVHMYAKQGRLADAARAFEAVGGKPDAVCWNAMAMGYARGGWYREATRMMYQMKAAGLDLPGLNVVGMACSRVKKEYLREERTSQAARVDPPGLNVVRTACSG
- the LOC119312663 gene encoding pentatricopeptide repeat-containing protein At1g31790-like isoform X2; this encodes MARCSVAKPLTTAAAAPRLPRRRALLVSAAAASLATATTRTQRLSALSKPPKPPPLLPRPRLPTSNHAPTNDKQDDRREASTGAASSGSGSPSGAGDVLRLMDALGVAPDEDVYVSLLRDSVDAAEVAAVHAHVDAARAAPGLPLPLANRLLLAYAACGDMAAARKVFDEIPVKDGITWATMVSAYSDGCFHEEALRLFTRMCQEEHGLAGDLLGHAIVAVLRSCARLGRLRGFGEQVHALVVKTKRVCGDTGSSLLQLYIASNQHDSARQVLQAMRCCSHEPVPEAAWTSFMTACHRDGLLDEAIYVFRDMVSSGVARSSFSLSTILAVCAESDNCRCYGQQVHGDAIKHGVETDQFVVSGLVHMYAKQGRLADAARAFEAVGGKPDAVCWNAMAMGYARGGWYREATRMMYQMKAAGLDLPGLNVVGMACSRIDACFPILGDGSQGGHEPEGAPLRPQEL